The following are from one region of the Carnobacterium gallinarum DSM 4847 genome:
- a CDS encoding matrixin family metalloprotease produces the protein MTTAYASANVTIKNRTASHEIGHAFGLNHNNTIGDSTVMRTSNSNGMPTGPTINDFKGINYLY, from the coding sequence ATGACAACAGCATACGCTAGTGCTAATGTAACTATTAAAAATAGAACTGCTTCCCATGAAATTGGCCATGCATTTGGGTTAAATCACAACAATACTATAGGGGATTCAACTGTGATGAGAACGAGTAACTCAAACGGAATGCCAACAGGACCAACTATCAATGATTTCAAAGGAATAAACTACTTATATTAA